The Cyanobium sp. ATX 6F1 genome includes a region encoding these proteins:
- a CDS encoding high light inducible protein: MAPADMRENGEGPTPVGRDELNAWRRGFTPQAEIWNGRLAMLGLSLGIGVLLLVRLLSSSLTAAK, from the coding sequence ATGGCCCCTGCTGACATGCGTGAGAACGGCGAGGGCCCCACTCCCGTGGGACGGGACGAGCTGAACGCCTGGCGGCGGGGATTCACCCCCCAGGCCGAGATCTGGAATGGCCGGCTGGCGATGCTGGGTCTGTCGTTGGGCATCGGGGTGCTGCTGCTGGTGCGCCTGCTGAGCAGCTCACTGACGGCCGCGAAGTG